In the genome of Brachypodium distachyon strain Bd21 chromosome 3, Brachypodium_distachyon_v3.0, whole genome shotgun sequence, the window ACGCCGCGTGTAGGAGCATGCTGTCGAGGGTGATGGTGTGCTAGAACCCAGAAGTAGAGGAGGTGTCAGAACTGAGTGCAACAATTGTGGATGCTCTCAACAGCGATTGCCTCTGGAGCTCTCTGTATGTTGGTGCAGTGCAGTTGTCTTCGCAGACGAGCGTGTCAGCGCAGGCAATACTTGCCTTTCATCCTTCTTGGAATCTGGGCGGAGAACCTCAGGAGTGTGTGCTTGGGTAGCTTCGAACAATTGTCTCGGAGCTTGGAGAGAAAGCAGTACGACCTTCTCGGATAGCATTTTTCTTTGGGATTTCTCATGCTTCGTCTCTACTAATAGAAGCACATGACTGGAGCAGCACGTTCCgaggggcagaggaggtgaCTCAAGGATAACACAGTCTTCTAGAGCAGCACTGAGACCATGGGCAAAGCGTGTGGTCAGTGGTAACATAAGGATGTCATCATGGAAGAGGTGCAGCAACAAAGAGATCCACTTTGCTAGAGTGTCTCCTCATGTCGCTCACTTCATCTCCTCTGTATCTGGTGTCTAggacatacaaaaaaaaaagctcatcACTTAAGGCTGGAACAGGGGATGTCATATGGGTTGTGTAGATGGGTAGGGACGGCACAAGACAAACCCGTAATGGATATTGACTATTCAACATCCATTTAAAGTTTTCTCAAAAAGCATAGAAGAACTCCTCAAATATATATCAGTAATATCACAACCTAAAGATGGTTTAGATTGCAGGTGGGTTACGGTAAGCCTTGCAAAAATACTATGAGCCATGGATATATGTGTAGTCTATAGTCCTTCAACATTAAAATCTTGCCAGAAATCAGCAAGAAAAAGTTACACCAAACAGAAAACGCCATCTATAATTAGTGACCTCATCTTGCTGCCCAGTGTCCACCCAGCCGGAAAAAAACGCATAATAATCGAAATTACACCAATCATTTTGAGCGTAATGACTTAAGCAGAACCTAACATATTTCAGTATCTGAGATTTAACcggataaaaaaaaggatggtAAGCAAGGAGGCAAGATCAGAAATATGCCCcttaaaaattaaaatcatGGCATTAGGGGAATGCCATTGGATCGTTGAAATTAGGATATGCCGCTCCAGATTACCGTTGTTTGAAACGTAACATTTCACCCCATTTCCTCCTATTTCTGTTCTTCATCAACGTTTTTAGATCGAGGCACACATGCATCGTCCCCAACTCCCAATTGAGTGCAACAGCGTGGGTGCGCTAACTGAGGTGGATCTAGATATTGTGCTAAGAGTGCACCGGCACACCCAGAAGTTGTGAGGGCTTTAGCTAATCGCTGAATGAAAGCGAAACAAGCTCATACCTCAAGACCTAATGGCCAACGATTGCGGACGGGGTGAACCGGTGAAGACAGCAGGGATGAGACGTCCCGATGGGGTGGAACGGGGTGGGTAATAGCGGCGACGCGCGCGAGAGGCGGAGAGGTAgagccggcgcggcggcggcccggcaggGCGGATTGAGGGGTCGGCGCAGACGCTGAGTGCCTGAGTTACGGGGCAGACGTACGCCACGCGGTGGTACACTGTAGGAGAGAGAAAACGACGGCAGCCCTGGGTCGGCCGGACTGGGTTAACGGGTTGGGCTGTAATAAGACAAGCGGTAAATGTGAaaatggtctttttttttggaaggtgGGTGCAACTGGACTTACAAACCAATTGGGCTTCTTGTTTGATACGGTGTTTTCAACCCAAACTTAGCTTCCATCTGGCACCGGGCCATCTACTCTATCCGGGCTTTGGACGGACCACGAGCAAGGTACCTGTCGTAGCACTTCTCTAGACTAGCCCACCATAAACATTGAGAATTTGAGACACGACAATTGATGATGTGCTAGTATCTAAAGCCAGTTTTGGATATTCAAATGTTCAGACACATGTTTttactgtttgttttgtgTCGTATAGGGATTTTGAACTAGACCCCAATTGGTATAAGTTATCCCTGGTTTTCTGATTGAGTCTGTTCTATCAGAATTATTATCGTCAATGGAATAAAGGCCTTGGGTGATagtttcaaaaaacaaaatggcTCCTATGAGGACTTCATCTGTGCCACCACTAGTGGGAGTGACGAGGAGCTATCAGATGGCTCCTATGACTTTTGACAGCACGGATGAAGTCgtgttctattttttttaaaagcatGGCTTAATTCTAATTCTTCTATATCCGGTGATCGTCATGCTAGACCACTTGTCCTTAAAAGTTCTTCGCTATGGTAAATTAACGGGCCATATGAAATATTAGATGGCTCCTATAAGGACTTCATCTGTTCCGCCACTAGTGGGAGTGACGAGGAACTATTAGATGGCTCCTATGAGTACTTTTGACAGCACAAATGAAGTCGTCGttctattttaaaaaaaagcatggCTTAATAATTATAATTCTTCTACATCCGGTGATCATCATGCTAGACCACTTGTCATTAAAAGTTCTTCGCTATGGTACATTAACGGGCCATATGTAACATTCTTACGTGAACTATACGAAAAGTCTACGATGTCTAAAATAGTTTGAACATGCTTTGTGGTGCGGAGTTTGAATTGGGTGAATATGCGCACGGGGAAGCCGCGTCCAGCGCGATCTTGAGTTTGAATTGGGAGTTTGAAAAGGGATGTAACGAACGGCACCGAAGCCGCGTCCAGCGCGATCTTGATGCGCGCGTCACCGTTGGAACTACTCTAGTGCGAATCTTTCAAGTTCGCGTACATGCAGGGGCGATTGCGGCAGAAGCGATTGCAGCCATACAAGGTAAAGCGATCCAATTCTATTCTAGTTCACTGCACCACTATCTTTAGTAGTGGCATGCAGATATATACGTTCCACTATCTTTAGTAGTGCATGCAAATATATACGTGCCACGACATCATCCCTCCCGCCTAGTTTCCTTCCGATGCGTGCCACTGTCCAAATAAACGCCGAGGTCCGATCATGGCCATGGTCATGGAAAACCAGCAGCCGGTGGCGCCGCAGATGCGGATGatcccagcgccgccgccacgcccccctcccccgccgccgccggtgccaccCCAAGTGTTCAAGCATCATTGCAAGGTGTGCAAGAAGGGGTTCATGTGTGGGCGCGCGCTCGGCGGGCACATGAGGGCGCACGGGATCGCCGACGTCGATGGGCTTAGCGTGGAAGAAGACATGCTCGACGACGATGATTCGGAGCCGTACGGCGAATCTTCTGATCAGGCTGGGAGTCCGTCAACAACGACGACAAAAAGAATGTACGGGCTCCGCGCCAACCCGGGCCGGCTAAGGAATTGTCGGGTGTGCGAGAATTGTGGGAAGGAGTTCACCTCGTGGAAGTCGCTGCTCGATCATGGCAGGTGCAGCTTtggcgaggacgacgaaggCCTAGACGGTGAAGGCTCGTTGCGTTCCTCATCACCTCGTAATGGCATggaggatgaggaagaggaagaagaagagggagatgTGGCGTTGGCCTCCGGGTGGTCCAAGGGGAAACGTTCACGCCGAGCCAAGGTGATGCTCCTTGGGAGCGGCACCAGAACCGAGCTGCAGCATTTGCCGCCCGCttcgagcgaggaggaggacctgGCCAATTGCCTCGTCATGCTCTCCTCGTCCCGTGTCACACAGCCAACTGATGTCATTGCGGACGTCGACCAAGCCGAGTCGTGTGCATCGGCGAGTAAGGACGAGGAGATGATCAGGAACAAGTTCCTTCTGCCCCAGCCAATCTCGATCATAGCACCCATTGCAGCATCAGCAACGCAGACGATGAAGTTTCCCGTGCCTCATCCCGTGCCGCAACAGGTTGTGGTGGCACAGCACGTACCAGCCGTCCCGCGCGGCTTGTTCGAATGCAAGGCATGCAAGAAGGTGTTTACGTCGCATCAGGCTCTCGGCGGGCATCGTGCCAGCCACAAGAAAGTGAAGGGGTGTTTCGCCGCCAAGCTAGAGAGCAGCCGCAACGAGACTGCTGCCGCCGCTCATCAACATCATCAGTCTGTCGCAACAGCTACTCACTACGACAGTAACACCAAGGCCAGCATCAGCGAGGTCGTAGATACCAGCACCACGGACCTCAAAACTTCTGCCAGTGTGGATGCCAATGCTGACGGTGGCAAGGTGtcgacgagcggcggcgaaATTGTGATCGTGGCCACCAcagcggcgccggagacgggCATCGCTGACGTCGCCCCGGCGGCACCATCCTCCGCCCTGGCGCCGttcaagaagaaggggaaggtGCACGAGTGCTCCATCTGCCACCGCGTGTTCACCTCGGGGCAAGCGCTGGGCGGCCACAAGCGGTGCCACTGGCTCACGTCGAGCGCGACggacccggccgccgcctgcacGGTGGCCAAGCTCCAGAGCACCGTGGTTCCAGACCACCTCATGGCCGCCATGTGCCACCACCTCACCCTCGGCCGGCCGATGTTCGACGTCGCAGCCGACCAGCGCATCCTCGACCTCAACGTGCCAACGAACCCGTCGTCGACGGCTGTCGACCAGGCCGCAGCAGCCATCGCCGCGAGGCAGGCCGCGGAGCTCAACGACATCCCGCTGTGCCTCAACGCGCCGGCGTCCATGTACGTGCAGTCCTGGACGGGGCACAGCAACGCGAGCCACGTGAACAAGACCGGCACGAGCAGCCGCAAcgacgcggcgggcggcgggggcgcggccaCGGAGGACGAGGCGGACAGCACCAGTGCCAAGAGGGCCAAGATTGGCGACCTCAAGGACATGAAGGTCGCGGGGGAGTCGTTGCCGTGGCTGCAGGTTGGCATCGGCATCTCGTCGTCCGAGTGCAAAGACAAGACTGCTCAGGATCAGGAGTGATCCGAGGAATTAATTTCACAGCGCCCAGGTCACGCCAAGTCGCCAATTGATTAATCTCATTAAACTACTAATCAAGTAATTAGCTTTTTGACTTTTCTTGAGTATATAGTGTAAGTACGTACTTATATATATTAATTATCATATATATGATCGGTATATGCGATAAAGTATATACGAATGTAATATATTGCTAATTTAGAGATTGATTTCCCTGTGCGTACGGCATTCCAATTTCCAGGGAACGTACTACTGGGGACTGTAAATATGCAAAGCAGCAGCCTTTTTTCCAACAGGTTTCTTACAGTCCAATTCTTTCAGAAGCCttggatttttttcctttattcTCCATTTTGTAATTGGTTGATAAATTTGTTGCTCCTGAGGAGTGTCTGGGCcaatatatatgcaatattATTTTGACACCgacatatatatgcaaaatTAAATTACGCTTTAGGTCGCCTCAATTCAGGCCGCGTCCTAATGTCAGCGCCACCCCCCGCCCGCCCCCGCTATACTTACCCAATCCAAACCAAATTGACCCATCTACTTCCTTCGTTTGATCTCTGCCAACGTATCCTATGTCTGTTTGACATCAAAGAAAGTGACGAAGGGATAGATTGGAGCTCTGCTTTCGCTTCCAATGGGAATGTTGACTGACAATTTAATGTTGAATCCCTGAGCATGGCAGTTTGTAAATAGTGTgttactacctccgatcctaaattgttgtcaaaatattacatgtatctagacacttttcatgaatagatacatccatatttggacaaatttaagacaagaatttaatatcggatggagtataagTTATTTCTTCCTCGTTTTTTTAAAGGAGGATGGAACCTGCGGCCTTTGCATCAAAATAATGCACACAACCAcgttttattaatttattaacAAGCctgacaaaagaaaatacatcGATCAAACAAGCCGAAGCCACCAAATTATGCCTGCAAGCCTGATGAAGGGGTGGCCATTATCTAGGCCGCATGCCCTGACCACATACAACCGGCTAACCTCGAAATCCGGAGGCCACAAAGGCACAATCGGTCTAGCAAATCCTCCGCGTGTGCTGACTGCTCATGCTCCAGAAATAGCTGCCACCATCTTCCACTAACTCATCTTCAAGACAAGATCGAAGCATTCCAACTTGTAAGGCCTGGCATCGAAGAGGCAAGCAAGATCCACCCACCAACGCCTCAAAGAAGGAAAGAGACGCCCATGAACCtcaccgtcgtcgtcggaTTAGTTGACCAAGGGTTTCCCCCGGTACCAACACCACCAGGAGGCTAAACACGGACTGCCAGATCCGGCAAGGAGGAAggagtccgccgccgcctgccacCACGAGAGCAAGGACGTTGCTGCCACTGGGAGAAGCGCTGCCTAAAGGCAAGGCCTCCCGCAGGTGCCATGGTGTGTGCCGCCTCCAGGGAAGGGCAGCCTAAGCCGCCACCCCCAAAGTCGAGGCCAGGCACCATGGGGCCCCGCCCCTGCCATCAGAGCCCTgccttcgttgccggggcggcAACTGGCGAGCCCACCGCCGCAGTAGAGCCGCCCGCGCTGCCGATGCATAACGCGGAACTGCCGAAGGAGCAGAGcggagccccgccgccgccgccgccaagcggGCTTTGCCCGACGGCGCgtgccgacgacggcgagggaggGGTCTGTTGGTGGCGCTCTAGGGTTTCGTGGGTTTGGGGGTCATCTTGAGAAACACCTCAAATGCATTCGTTCTATGTATCTCTCAACTTTTTAGCATCAGTCTATTGTTTGCGTGAATAGCATTTCCAATAGTTTGTGTGTTTATTTTGGAGTTAAACTGTCCATGCCATCAACCAACAATACATTATAGAAATATTCTAATGTATTGTACCTTAATTGTCCAACTGAAGATGAGATAATATAAGTGTTTGCTCTGTCATTTCGTCCTGGAGCTTGTATATAGGTTAGAGTATGTAAAATACACAAAGTTTGCTCTGTCCAATTAAAGATGAGAGAATAAACGTGTTTGCTCtatatttagaaaaaataaacgTGTTTGCTCTGTCATTTCGTCTTGGAGCTTGCATAGGTTAGAGTATGTAAAAATGTAAAATACACGAAGTTTGCCAGATACACGCTTCACTCCCTCCGGTTCATAGATAAGATAAATTTTAGACatgggaagaaaaaaatacaccTGAAAGTGCCGATGTCCAAAAGGGCACTTATTCATGAACTAATTCATATTGTATCATATGTATAATACCAGTGAAATTATGATATTTTTGGAACAAttttacagaaaaatatactaagATTTTGAACTTTTCAGTCTAAATAGTTGAAACAGTATGAACAatcaaacttttaaaaacTAAATTAAATGTATGTCTAAAATGTCACTTATTTGGACTGGACGGATTATTCGCAGTGTTGCTAACAATTGAATATTTGAATTGACCAGCTGTTCTGTAGATTTTaaatcactcctcgccctcagAAGATTTCTCCACGTAAATCATCAAATTGCGCATGTTGATTTGTTAATTAAGACGATGCTTATTGTTAGTTACACTCGTTTCTCGCTGCATCCATTCAACCTTCACGTTGAACATGAAAAGCTGAAGTAATAAATTATCTTCAAGCCAATGGGGAGGGTGTGTGTTCCGACGTACTGTATGTAAATAGGTTGATCAAACAAATGATTCCGTCAGAATATGGGAAATGGTGCTAATCCCATATACTCCATCAAACAAAACAGCATACTTCTTGACAGGAAAATTTCAAAACGCAATGAATTCCGTCGCCGGGACTTGAACCCGGGTCTCTCGGGTGAGAGCCGAGTATCCTAACCACCTAGACTACGACGGATTTTGTTGCAAAATCGCTTCTTTCCTTATTTCGTCAGACAATCCTCGTATTTTTGACGTCTCCTGAGTCCTGATTGctcacatttttctttctcttttagGCCGGAGGAGTTGAaaacaaatacggagtaccTCTTAATTCTGTGCTAGAGATTGATTAATCGGTTCGATTGCTTAGGTTCACGCAAGAGATGTCTtgagatgttctagctttgtttATAC includes:
- the LOC100837092 gene encoding uncharacterized protein LOC100837092, producing MAMVMENQQPVAPQMRMIPAPPPRPPPPPPPVPPQVFKHHCKVCKKGFMCGRALGGHMRAHGIADVDGLSVEEDMLDDDDSEPYGESSDQAGSPSTTTTKRMYGLRANPGRLRNCRVCENCGKEFTSWKSLLDHGRCSFGEDDEGLDGEGSLRSSSPRNGMEDEEEEEEEGDVALASGWSKGKRSRRAKVMLLGSGTRTELQHLPPASSEEEDLANCLVMLSSSRVTQPTDVIADVDQAESCASASKDEEMIRNKFLLPQPISIIAPIAASATQTMKFPVPHPVPQQVVVAQHVPAVPRGLFECKACKKVFTSHQALGGHRASHKKVKGCFAAKLESSRNETAAAAHQHHQSVATATHYDSNTKASISEVVDTSTTDLKTSASVDANADGGKVSTSGGEIVIVATTAAPETGIADVAPAAPSSALAPFKKKGKVHECSICHRVFTSGQALGGHKRCHWLTSSATDPAAACTVAKLQSTVVPDHLMAAMCHHLTLGRPMFDVAADQRILDLNVPTNPSSTAVDQAAAAIAARQAAELNDIPLCLNAPASMYVQSWTGHSNASHVNKTGTSSRNDAAGGGGAATEDEADSTSAKRAKIGDLKDMKVAGESLPWLQVGIGISSSECKDKTAQDQE